Proteins from one Gossypium raimondii isolate GPD5lz chromosome 8, ASM2569854v1, whole genome shotgun sequence genomic window:
- the LOC105792047 gene encoding 2-oxoglutarate-Fe(II) type oxidoreductase hxnY, producing the protein MCDALQLPIVDLSSPDRFSTANSIRQACIDHGFFYLVNHGVDEELVNKVFEQSSKFFSLPIEEKMKVIIKNYSSYSPLYAGKLDTTLSTKGDSNEGFYVGQLAGDLNQWPLEEDLPSWRSTIETYYQQLLSAGTKLLSLIALSLKLDEDFFEKVGAFNEPLASLGLLHYPGDLDSSSKEIYGASAHSDFGMLTLLATDGVPGLQICREKSEQPQVWEDVPSRSGAFIVNIGDMMERWTNCLFRSRLHRVLPPRQERYSVAFFLNPSKDCNVECLESCCSEDCPPRFPPIKALDYLEERLRLTYGL; encoded by the exons atgtgcGACGCTCTTCAACTTCCCATCGTTGACTTGTCATCCCCAGATCGCTTCTCCACCGCCAACTCGATCCGTCAG GCATGCATCGACCACGGTTTCTTTTACCTTGTGAATCATGGGGTCGATGAAGAATTGGTTAACAAAGTGTTTGAGCAGAGTAGCAAGTTTTTTTCACTTCCAATTGAAGAGAAGATGAAGGTGATCATAAAGAATTACAGCAGTTATTCGCCGCTTTATGCTGGAAAACTTGATACTACTTTAAGTACCAAAG GTGACTCTAACGAAGGCTTCTATGTTGGTCAACTAGCTGGTGACCTCAATCAATGGCCTTTAGAAG AGGATTTGCCATCTTGGAGAAGCACAATCGAAACTTATTATCAACAACTACT GTCTGCTGGGACTAAATTGCTCTCCTTAATTGCCCTGTCCCTGAAATTAGATGAAGATTTCTTTGAAAAAGTGGGTGCCTTTAATGAACCATTGGCATCTCTTGGTTTATTACATTATCCAG GGGACTTGGACTCTTCCAGTAAAGAAATATATGGTGCGTCTGCTCATTCAGATTTTGGAATGCTCACTCTTTTGGCCACTGATGGTGTTCCGGGACTTCAG ATTTGTCGGGAGAAATCCGAGCAACCGCAGGTTTGGGAGGATGTGCCAAGCAGGAGTGG GGCATTCATTGTTAACATTGGCGACATGATGGAGAGGTGGACCAATTGTTTGTTCAG GTCAAGACTGCATAGAGTGCTCCCACCCCGACAAGAACGCTACTCC GTGGCATTCTTCTTAAATCCTAGCAAAGACTGTAACGTGGAATGTTTGGAAAGCTGTTGCAGTGAGGATTGCCCTCCAAG ATTCCCACCCATAAAAGCATTGGACTACCTGGAAGAGCGCCTTAGACTTACATATGGCTTGTAG
- the LOC105792045 gene encoding uncharacterized protein LOC105792045 isoform X5: MPDALQFPIIDLSFPDRFSIANLIRQGCVDHGFFYLVNHGVDEELISKVFEQSSNFFSLPIEEKMKLVRKNHRGYTALYAEKLDTTLTTEGDSKESFYIGPLADDLNQWPLEEDLPSWRSTMETYHQKLLSAVTKLLSLIALSLKLEEDFFEKVGALIEPLAFIRLLHYPGDLNSSSEEIFGASAHSDYGMVTLLVTDGVPGLQICREKSKQPQVWEDVPSMSGAFIVNIGDMMERWTNGLFRLHSLQILAKTVLWNVWKAVALSLVH, encoded by the exons atgcctGACGCTCTTCAATTTCCCATCATTGACTTGTCATTCCCAGATCGCTTCTCAATCGCCAACTTGATCCGTCAG GGATGCGTTGACCACGGTTTCTTTTACCTTGTAAATCACGGGGTTGATGAAGAATTGATTAGCAAAGTTTTTGAGCAGAGTAGTAACTTCTTTTCACTCCCCATTGAAGAGAAGATGAAGTTGGTGAGAAAGAATCACAGAGGTTATACGGCACTTTATGCTGAAAAGCTTGATACTACTTTAACTACCGAAG GTGACTCTAAAGAAAGTTTCTATATCGGTCCACTAGCTGATGACCTCAATCAATGGCCTTTAGAAG AAGATCTGCCATCGTGGAGAAGCACAATGGAGACTTATCACCAAAAGCTGCT GTCTGCTGTGACTAAATTACTTTCTTTAATAGCCCTGTCCctaaaattagaagaagattTCTTTGAAAAAGTGGGTGCACTTATTGAACCTTTGGCATTTATTCGTTTATTACATTATCCAG GAGACTTGAACTCTTCAAGTGAAGAAATATTTGGTGCTTCTGCTCATTCAGATTATGGAATGGTCACTCTTCTGGTCACAGATGGTGTTCCAGGGCTTCAG ATTTGCAGGGAGAAATCCAAGCAGCCACAAGTTTGGGAGGATGTACCAAGCATGAGTGG GGCATTCATTGTTAACATCGGGGACATGATGGAGAGGTGGACCAATGGTTTGTTTAG GTTGCATTCTTTACAAATCCTAGCAAAGACTGTACTGTGGAATGTTTGGAAAGCTGTTGCACTGAGTCTTGTCCACTAA
- the LOC105792045 gene encoding 2-oxoglutarate-Fe(II) type oxidoreductase hxnY isoform X3: MPDALQFPIIDLSFPDRFSIANLIRQGCVDHGFFYLVNHGVDEELISKVFEQSSNFFSLPIEEKMKLVRKNHRGYTALYAEKLDTTLTTEGDSKESFYIGPLADDLNQWPLEEDLPSWRSTMETYHQKLLSAVTKLLSLIALSLKLEEDFFEKVGALIEPLAFIRLLHYPGDLNSSSEEIFGASAHSDYGMVTLLVTDGVPGLQICREKSKQPQVWEDVPSMSGAFIVNIGDMMERWTNGLFRSTLHRVLQPRQDRYSVAFFTNPSKDCTVECLESCCTESCPLRFPPIKAIDYLEERLRLTYGL, encoded by the exons atgcctGACGCTCTTCAATTTCCCATCATTGACTTGTCATTCCCAGATCGCTTCTCAATCGCCAACTTGATCCGTCAG GGATGCGTTGACCACGGTTTCTTTTACCTTGTAAATCACGGGGTTGATGAAGAATTGATTAGCAAAGTTTTTGAGCAGAGTAGTAACTTCTTTTCACTCCCCATTGAAGAGAAGATGAAGTTGGTGAGAAAGAATCACAGAGGTTATACGGCACTTTATGCTGAAAAGCTTGATACTACTTTAACTACCGAAG GTGACTCTAAAGAAAGTTTCTATATCGGTCCACTAGCTGATGACCTCAATCAATGGCCTTTAGAAG AAGATCTGCCATCGTGGAGAAGCACAATGGAGACTTATCACCAAAAGCTGCT GTCTGCTGTGACTAAATTACTTTCTTTAATAGCCCTGTCCctaaaattagaagaagattTCTTTGAAAAAGTGGGTGCACTTATTGAACCTTTGGCATTTATTCGTTTATTACATTATCCAG GAGACTTGAACTCTTCAAGTGAAGAAATATTTGGTGCTTCTGCTCATTCAGATTATGGAATGGTCACTCTTCTGGTCACAGATGGTGTTCCAGGGCTTCAG ATTTGCAGGGAGAAATCCAAGCAGCCACAAGTTTGGGAGGATGTACCAAGCATGAGTGG GGCATTCATTGTTAACATCGGGGACATGATGGAGAGGTGGACCAATGGTTTGTTTAG GTCGACACTGCATAGAGTGCTTCAACCTAGACAAGACCGCTACTCC GTTGCATTCTTTACAAATCCTAGCAAAGACTGTACTGTGGAATGTTTGGAAAGCTGTTGCACTGAGTCTTGTCCACTAAG ATTCCCACCCATAAAAGCCATAGACTACCTGGAAGAGCGTCTTAGGCTTACATATGGCTTGTAG
- the LOC105792045 gene encoding 2-oxoglutarate-Fe(II) type oxidoreductase hxnY isoform X4: MPDALQFPIIDLSFPDRFSIANLIRQGCVDHGFFYLVNHGVDEELISKVFEQSSNFFSLPIEEKMKLVRKNHRGYTALYAEKLDTTLTTEGDSKESFYIGPLADDLNQWPLEEDLPSWRSTMETYHQKLLSAVTKLLSLIALSLKLEEDFFEKVGALIEPLAFIRLLHYPDLNSSSEEIFGASAHSDYGMVTLLVTDGVPGLQICREKSKQPQVWEDVPSMSGAFIVNIGDMMERWTNGLFRSTLHRVLQPRQDRYSVAFFTNPSKDCTVECLESCCTESCPLRFPPIKAIDYLEERLRLTYGL; encoded by the exons atgcctGACGCTCTTCAATTTCCCATCATTGACTTGTCATTCCCAGATCGCTTCTCAATCGCCAACTTGATCCGTCAG GGATGCGTTGACCACGGTTTCTTTTACCTTGTAAATCACGGGGTTGATGAAGAATTGATTAGCAAAGTTTTTGAGCAGAGTAGTAACTTCTTTTCACTCCCCATTGAAGAGAAGATGAAGTTGGTGAGAAAGAATCACAGAGGTTATACGGCACTTTATGCTGAAAAGCTTGATACTACTTTAACTACCGAAG GTGACTCTAAAGAAAGTTTCTATATCGGTCCACTAGCTGATGACCTCAATCAATGGCCTTTAGAAG AAGATCTGCCATCGTGGAGAAGCACAATGGAGACTTATCACCAAAAGCTGCT GTCTGCTGTGACTAAATTACTTTCTTTAATAGCCCTGTCCctaaaattagaagaagattTCTTTGAAAAAGTGGGTGCACTTATTGAACCTTTGGCATTTATTCGTTTATTACATTATCCAG ACTTGAACTCTTCAAGTGAAGAAATATTTGGTGCTTCTGCTCATTCAGATTATGGAATGGTCACTCTTCTGGTCACAGATGGTGTTCCAGGGCTTCAG ATTTGCAGGGAGAAATCCAAGCAGCCACAAGTTTGGGAGGATGTACCAAGCATGAGTGG GGCATTCATTGTTAACATCGGGGACATGATGGAGAGGTGGACCAATGGTTTGTTTAG GTCGACACTGCATAGAGTGCTTCAACCTAGACAAGACCGCTACTCC GTTGCATTCTTTACAAATCCTAGCAAAGACTGTACTGTGGAATGTTTGGAAAGCTGTTGCACTGAGTCTTGTCCACTAAG ATTCCCACCCATAAAAGCCATAGACTACCTGGAAGAGCGTCTTAGGCTTACATATGGCTTGTAG
- the LOC105792045 gene encoding 2-oxoglutarate-Fe(II) type oxidoreductase hxnY isoform X1, whose amino-acid sequence MPDALQFPIIDLSFPDRFSIANLIRQGCVDHGFFYLVNHGVDEELISKVFEQSSNFFSLPIEEKMKLVRKNHRGYTALYAEKLDTTLTTEGDSKESFYIGPLADDLNQWPLEEDLPSWRSTMETYHQKLLSAVTKLLSLIALSLKLEEDFFEKVGALIEPLAFIRLLHYPGDLNSSSEEIFGASAHSDYGMVTLLVTDGVPGLQICREKSKQPQVWEDVPSMSGAFIVNIGDMMERWTNGLFRSTLHRVLQPRQDRYSVTIHPFLFTCSVISCVICSWGRKIEMLHSLQILAKTVLWNVWKAVALSLVH is encoded by the exons atgcctGACGCTCTTCAATTTCCCATCATTGACTTGTCATTCCCAGATCGCTTCTCAATCGCCAACTTGATCCGTCAG GGATGCGTTGACCACGGTTTCTTTTACCTTGTAAATCACGGGGTTGATGAAGAATTGATTAGCAAAGTTTTTGAGCAGAGTAGTAACTTCTTTTCACTCCCCATTGAAGAGAAGATGAAGTTGGTGAGAAAGAATCACAGAGGTTATACGGCACTTTATGCTGAAAAGCTTGATACTACTTTAACTACCGAAG GTGACTCTAAAGAAAGTTTCTATATCGGTCCACTAGCTGATGACCTCAATCAATGGCCTTTAGAAG AAGATCTGCCATCGTGGAGAAGCACAATGGAGACTTATCACCAAAAGCTGCT GTCTGCTGTGACTAAATTACTTTCTTTAATAGCCCTGTCCctaaaattagaagaagattTCTTTGAAAAAGTGGGTGCACTTATTGAACCTTTGGCATTTATTCGTTTATTACATTATCCAG GAGACTTGAACTCTTCAAGTGAAGAAATATTTGGTGCTTCTGCTCATTCAGATTATGGAATGGTCACTCTTCTGGTCACAGATGGTGTTCCAGGGCTTCAG ATTTGCAGGGAGAAATCCAAGCAGCCACAAGTTTGGGAGGATGTACCAAGCATGAGTGG GGCATTCATTGTTAACATCGGGGACATGATGGAGAGGTGGACCAATGGTTTGTTTAG GTCGACACTGCATAGAGTGCTTCAACCTAGACAAGACCGCTACTCCGTAACGATTCACCCTTTCCTGTTTACTTGTAGTGTCATTTCTTGTGTCATCTGTTCATGGGGCCGAAAGATTGAAAT GTTGCATTCTTTACAAATCCTAGCAAAGACTGTACTGTGGAATGTTTGGAAAGCTGTTGCACTGAGTCTTGTCCACTAA
- the LOC105792045 gene encoding 2-oxoglutarate-Fe(II) type oxidoreductase hxnY isoform X2, whose protein sequence is MPDALQFPIIDLSFPDRFSIANLIRQGCVDHGFFYLVNHGVDEELISKVFEQSSNFFSLPIEEKMKLVRKNHRGYTALYAEKLDTTLTTEGDSKESFYIGPLADDLNQWPLEEDLPSWRSTMETYHQKLLSAVTKLLSLIALSLKLEEDFFEKVGALIEPLAFIRLLHYPDLNSSSEEIFGASAHSDYGMVTLLVTDGVPGLQICREKSKQPQVWEDVPSMSGAFIVNIGDMMERWTNGLFRSTLHRVLQPRQDRYSVTIHPFLFTCSVISCVICSWGRKIEMLHSLQILAKTVLWNVWKAVALSLVH, encoded by the exons atgcctGACGCTCTTCAATTTCCCATCATTGACTTGTCATTCCCAGATCGCTTCTCAATCGCCAACTTGATCCGTCAG GGATGCGTTGACCACGGTTTCTTTTACCTTGTAAATCACGGGGTTGATGAAGAATTGATTAGCAAAGTTTTTGAGCAGAGTAGTAACTTCTTTTCACTCCCCATTGAAGAGAAGATGAAGTTGGTGAGAAAGAATCACAGAGGTTATACGGCACTTTATGCTGAAAAGCTTGATACTACTTTAACTACCGAAG GTGACTCTAAAGAAAGTTTCTATATCGGTCCACTAGCTGATGACCTCAATCAATGGCCTTTAGAAG AAGATCTGCCATCGTGGAGAAGCACAATGGAGACTTATCACCAAAAGCTGCT GTCTGCTGTGACTAAATTACTTTCTTTAATAGCCCTGTCCctaaaattagaagaagattTCTTTGAAAAAGTGGGTGCACTTATTGAACCTTTGGCATTTATTCGTTTATTACATTATCCAG ACTTGAACTCTTCAAGTGAAGAAATATTTGGTGCTTCTGCTCATTCAGATTATGGAATGGTCACTCTTCTGGTCACAGATGGTGTTCCAGGGCTTCAG ATTTGCAGGGAGAAATCCAAGCAGCCACAAGTTTGGGAGGATGTACCAAGCATGAGTGG GGCATTCATTGTTAACATCGGGGACATGATGGAGAGGTGGACCAATGGTTTGTTTAG GTCGACACTGCATAGAGTGCTTCAACCTAGACAAGACCGCTACTCCGTAACGATTCACCCTTTCCTGTTTACTTGTAGTGTCATTTCTTGTGTCATCTGTTCATGGGGCCGAAAGATTGAAAT GTTGCATTCTTTACAAATCCTAGCAAAGACTGTACTGTGGAATGTTTGGAAAGCTGTTGCACTGAGTCTTGTCCACTAA
- the LOC105792045 gene encoding uncharacterized protein LOC105792045 isoform X6, producing the protein MPDALQFPIIDLSFPDRFSIANLIRQGCVDHGFFYLVNHGVDEELISKVFEQSSNFFSLPIEEKMKLVRKNHRGYTALYAEKLDTTLTTEGDSKESFYIGPLADDLNQWPLEEDLPSWRSTMETYHQKLLSAVTKLLSLIALSLKLEEDFFEKVGALIEPLAFIRLLHYPGDLNSSSEEIFGASAHSDYGMVTLLVTDGVPGLQICREKSKQPQVWEDVPSMSGLHSLQILAKTVLWNVWKAVALSLVH; encoded by the exons atgcctGACGCTCTTCAATTTCCCATCATTGACTTGTCATTCCCAGATCGCTTCTCAATCGCCAACTTGATCCGTCAG GGATGCGTTGACCACGGTTTCTTTTACCTTGTAAATCACGGGGTTGATGAAGAATTGATTAGCAAAGTTTTTGAGCAGAGTAGTAACTTCTTTTCACTCCCCATTGAAGAGAAGATGAAGTTGGTGAGAAAGAATCACAGAGGTTATACGGCACTTTATGCTGAAAAGCTTGATACTACTTTAACTACCGAAG GTGACTCTAAAGAAAGTTTCTATATCGGTCCACTAGCTGATGACCTCAATCAATGGCCTTTAGAAG AAGATCTGCCATCGTGGAGAAGCACAATGGAGACTTATCACCAAAAGCTGCT GTCTGCTGTGACTAAATTACTTTCTTTAATAGCCCTGTCCctaaaattagaagaagattTCTTTGAAAAAGTGGGTGCACTTATTGAACCTTTGGCATTTATTCGTTTATTACATTATCCAG GAGACTTGAACTCTTCAAGTGAAGAAATATTTGGTGCTTCTGCTCATTCAGATTATGGAATGGTCACTCTTCTGGTCACAGATGGTGTTCCAGGGCTTCAG ATTTGCAGGGAGAAATCCAAGCAGCCACAAGTTTGGGAGGATGTACCAAGCATGAGTGG GTTGCATTCTTTACAAATCCTAGCAAAGACTGTACTGTGGAATGTTTGGAAAGCTGTTGCACTGAGTCTTGTCCACTAA